AGATCAACCAAGGAGGGCACAGTGGATGCCCCCCACTACACTAAAATTATGGTTTATGTCGTAGTGCGTATGCTGGAATGTGCTTTAGTAGTACCCAAAGAATGTTTAAGAACTGCTTTGAagggccgctcttccagctttagaTGTGATTGTCCTGCGCGTTCCACGAAGACCTGGcatttgttcttgttgtttccaTGAAGTTGTGACGGTCTAAACTTTTGACGCTCACTATTCATAAATACTTTGCGACTCGGTTTCATGCCATGCGAAGCGAGAACGCGCCACAGTGGTAGACTATCATCATCACAGAGCTATCGAAGCTCGATTTCGCGTGCCAGGGTGATGTCGCGTGACTCTCGAGACAGTGGGACCACCACGCGCAGTCGAATGTTCCTGCAGTAGCTGGTCCTGCTCCCGACGGCTTCGATCTCCGAACCTCGGTTACGCCTTTGCTCTCGCTCGGATTCACACCTTGAACCTCCTCGAAGAGACTTCCGAGAGTCGGCGCTCTTCACCTGCCTGCACAAACACGTCTTTTCCTGGAAGGCGGGGCGCAGGTCTCCAGCTGAACGCTGTGTCACCGTTCCTTTCGCAGATCACTCGACTCGTCTCCTGAGGTGAGTTAAGTTTTCAATACCGGGCACTTCGTTTAGTTATCACGTGTATTTCGATGCCTCCTTGCATCTCCGAAGGTTGCGGTGGTGTTGAGGTAAAGAGTGAGTGTCAGCGGTCTGTTCGTCGCGAATACATGACGTTTCCTACGAGACCATCTATATGGGCAGGACTTGTAAAACGTTTTCAGGGTctcttatgcattcgcctaaaaGTGGAGTGATTTTTATATTACTTTAGTGATCGCAAACTCAACCACGGGTGAGTTAGGAGGCGCGCAGGCGTTGCAACAGCAAAGACGAAGTGAACACACAGCTCGCGCGCCTCGAGCCACGCTTGAAAGGAACGTTGCTCTCGATTCACTCTGGCACTCGTCGCTATATTGTAGCGTAAGCTACATTGGCCGAGGTTGAGGAATTTTCTCGTCGTTTACGTTGAGCAGGTCTGCGCAAGCGCGAGAAGCAATGACGTAACGCGGCACACAGCTGACGCGCCgaaggcctggaagctcctgGACTGACGTGGCACTACTGGGCTAAGTAATAATGACTCGTGTCAGGTTTCTCGCTTGCTAGTGAATCCGTCCACTATCCGtggtccatccatctatctgtcaTGGGTTCGCCGGTCGTGCGGACATCCATCTGTGGTTGTTCTTATGTCCTTAACATGAGTCCGTGGTTCACGATTCCGTGCATTTATCTTCTGTTTGTCCGTGCCTTCGTAGCTCACACtgcgtatatcctggcatagccgatTATTTTcgctcctagtttttttttcactctggcGTTTTTACAAAGTCGGGGTCAAAATCACTGCACCAAAGTTATTTAAGCAGGTGCTGCCACACTTCAGCAGAATGGTCAGAAAACTCTGCCAATCAGTGGTCGATGCTCCTGTGAAAAACCGAGCCAAATGTGATAGCGCAGCACTTGGTCGGGAGTTTACAGTTTTCAGTCAGCTAGAAATCGTTTCTCTTTTCTAGAAATGTTGCCATATACCCAAACGACCATACTACACATCCGAATCTACGACTACTGTCCGAGTTGAACATCGTGACTTGCACTGTTACCATGGCCGACGAGTACGGTCAATACGTGTACAAGCGCGCACGCGATCACATTGAATGTATACGATGCACCttcgaagaaaaaataaatgtgCAAGATGATGACCCACACGTAACGTAACTTCTTTAACCCGTGCACTGGCTTTCTTCTTAGTTTCCAGCGCGCCCTTCGGGACTAGATAGGATAAAAGGGAGAATATCTGGCGTTTCGCGTCTGAAATCCACCATATGGTTACGCGGGCCGATAAGAAAGAAGACAATCGCCCCGTTCGACAAATTTTTGGATCTCCACTTCTACTAGACGATTTTATATTTTTTTGCAGCGGTAGATTCGGGAGGCAATACATTTTTTTATGAAACCATTCGATGAATATTCGGGAAAATTGTCAGGACTTTTTTAAGAACTTCGACATAACATTACTTGCTACGTAGCCAAGCGTATACCGTAGAAAAGCTGAACACGATGTGATATTACGGCTGAGCTCTCGGCTGCCACTGGTGTGCACATGTTTTGTGGACGAATAATTGGCCAGGACGAGACATCGCCGGTGTAGGAAGGCTGGTGAAGGACAAAAAGAAACCGCTCGCTCGATCATGTACTCTATGGTTTAGGACCTTCTTACCGTCGCAAACGCTGATATAAACAGCGAATCTGGCAAGCCTAACGTCATCACTAGGCTAAGCGGAATAGAACATCGCAACGCGATTCGTCATGGCTGGGTGGTAATTTACTCATACCGCACTCTCTCCCTTTTCCGATGATTGGACAGATTATTCTTTGCCGACCGGTATGGTTCGGCGTATTCGAAGCGCATGGCTCTGTTATTTCTCGCGCGGTATTTCGGCTGCGTCTCGTCGACACTCCCGCAAAGCTATAGGGGCTTACCCCAAAGCGAACGCGACTTCAACCATTTTCCAAACAATTGTAAAACGATGATTGAGAGCACTTATTCATAGGTGATTTTTCTCAGTTGACTAATGCTTGAGCTGGTTTGTTGATAATAATACCTGAGGTTTCGCGTGCTAAAGCTAACttacgattatgagaaacgccatatagtggagggctcccgaaatttcaatgatcgtgttttttttttttaccgcgaaCCGACTACGCGCAGTGCACAGGCTTTGAGAATTCCACATCAatcgaaatgtgactgccacgGCCAGCATTGAATCCAAATATTATTACGTTTATGCTCGCAATGCGTCGACTTCCTAGGTGAACTTCAGCTGATCTTTTCAGTTTTCgctctgttttgtttttcttctaaCTGTACCTTCTAAACTAGCTGTACCTACTAAACTCTCTCGCAGGCTGCCTCTTTAAAGACTGAAGGCGTGGTCAGGGTAACAAGGACGTGGAGGTAGTGCTGTGCTTCGACCAGCGCACCTGCTGGGCATCCTTCGATTTGGCCAGCGAGAGTGCCGAAGACTCCTTCACCGTCTGCATTCACTCCAGCGTGGCCATCGATCTTCGTAAGTCTGAAGTCAGCGATGAAACGCGAAGTTTCCGGACGCCAACACAAGATGAGTTGGTCAACCAGAAGAGGCGGACGAGACCACTTCGTGACCACAAGCATTCGAGACTACCCCGTTACCACTGCCGACAACATCGTGAAGGAGGCCTGTAGTTTTCACTGGATGCCGGCCGTGTGCTCAATGCAACAGAGAGCGTTTCAAGTGCATGAGACATATAAAACCAGGACGAGACTGATCTCGACGACTGCTGCCACTCGCGGACGCGTAGCCTCACAAGTGTACCTCGCACGTGGCCACGTGGTCACAGACGTCATCGACGTATTCCCGGCGACCAATGTCGGTCATGCAGGACGCCGAGGTGCGCAGAGCGATCAAAAGGTTCGCCAGTCGCCCGAGATTGCTGAGGTCTACCTCCCACTCACACACGACCACGGCATCACCATCGGCGACCTCAACATGAAAAAGGTCTTACACCGTAAGCAAGGTACTACGGCGACCTCGGTAAATGTCGACCACTCTTCGGAGAACGGCACCCATGGCACCTTGGAGGCTGTCGACACCGATGCCGCCGTAGACTCCTCCTGGGTCTCGGTTCACACGGAAGATCGGCGACATGAACCATGCGGTCTGGGCCCTCTGCCCGGTCTCCAGCCACCACGGCTTCCCGGCTTTCCTGAGTGGCTTCCTGCAAAGTGGTTTCCAATGCACCATCCAGGACCAGCCACAACAAGTCCGTTGATGCGAGGTCACCCGTTACGAGGACTACACACGCAGACACCGTGCATGACATCGAGTCGGGAAATCCGACTTACATTGTCACCAGCGCCAGTCCAACGGTGAGTTCATAAGTTCACAAAAGAAACGGGACGAAAAGTTATCGACTTTTTATTCAGGACGTCAACAAAGATTT
This genomic interval from Rhipicephalus microplus isolate Deutch F79 chromosome 10, USDA_Rmic, whole genome shotgun sequence contains the following:
- the LOC142774199 gene encoding uncharacterized protein LOC142774199, giving the protein MKREVSGRQHKMSWSTRRGGRDHFVTTSIRDYPVTTADNIVKEACSFHWMPAVCSMQQRAFQVHETYKTRTRLISTTAATRGRVASQVYLARGHVVTDVIDVFPATNVGHAGRRGAQSDQKVRQSPEIAEVYLPLTHDHGITIGDLNMKKVLHRKQGTTATSVNVDHSSENGTHGTLEAVDTDAAVDSSWVSVHTEDRRHEPCGLGPLPGLQPPRLPGFPEWLPAKWFPMHHPGPATTSPLMRGHPLRGLHTQTPCMTSSREIRLTLSPAPVQRYDREQPLATPGWCRVGTQVTPGRVVARNRDIAAVLQNLRRGGRCMPSAHGTPGRRYGVPLALRAPQLKVPAGPQYMCSSSSAVVVVIVGVVVVLGRGETVYDVTRLVPIAQFPVLADREATRVMRLRPPTPRHTTARRECKAGRVPAAMVTTSTT